In Leptolyngbya sp. SIO1E4, one DNA window encodes the following:
- a CDS encoding TetR/AcrR family transcriptional regulator translates to MPWEKTFEIQDAVDKAMHVFWAKGYVDTSIADLLEATGLKRSSLYNAFGGKRDLFVKALRKYDRENSRATLSQLEEIEDPHQVIQTLFEGVIQEALSDPDHKGCLLVNTSLELPTHDKEIQTIVKTGLRAVEAFLQRQIELGQARSELPESIDPQATARALIALITGIRVLGRGAFEESALRSIAAQALRLIT, encoded by the coding sequence ATGCCGTGGGAAAAAACATTTGAAATTCAAGATGCTGTTGACAAAGCCATGCATGTGTTTTGGGCAAAAGGATATGTAGACACCTCAATTGCAGACCTACTTGAAGCGACAGGACTCAAGCGTAGCAGTCTTTACAATGCTTTTGGTGGTAAGCGTGATCTATTCGTTAAAGCGCTGCGTAAGTACGACCGCGAGAACAGCAGAGCCACCTTAAGCCAGCTTGAAGAAATCGAAGATCCCCATCAAGTGATCCAAACCTTATTTGAAGGCGTGATCCAAGAAGCCCTGAGCGATCCTGACCACAAAGGGTGCTTGCTGGTGAATACGTCTCTGGAGTTACCGACCCATGATAAAGAGATTCAAACCATTGTAAAGACTGGCTTACGGGCGGTTGAAGCTTTTTTGCAACGCCAAATTGAGCTGGGACAGGCCCGCTCTGAGCTACCTGAATCCATTGACCCACAGGCAACTGCTAGAGCCTTAATCGCCCTGATAACAGGGATTAGAGTCCTGGGCCGAGGAGCCTTTGAAGAAAGCGCTTTGCGATCGATTGCAGCCCAGGCCCTGCGCCTCATTACCTAG
- a CDS encoding SDR family oxidoreductase: MQIKSAIALVTGANRGIGRAFVEALQAAGAQKIYAAARNADSLAEVVAIDPARIVPVTLDVTNSEQIAAIAQQAQDVNLLINNAGVLGGGDLFIESSVETAQWEMNVTYFGTLAMTRAFSPILQRNGGGALVNLCSLASYVNVPSVATYSAAKAALHSLTQATRAQLAAQGTFVVGLYPGPIDTKMAEDLPLDKAPTSQVADALLQGLENGIEDIYPDDTAAQVLSGVTEGLKAIEKQFAGMLP; this comes from the coding sequence ATTCAAATTAAAAGTGCGATCGCTTTGGTGACAGGTGCTAACAGAGGAATTGGCCGAGCGTTTGTGGAAGCCTTGCAGGCTGCAGGCGCACAAAAGATTTACGCGGCAGCGCGTAATGCTGACTCCCTTGCTGAGGTCGTTGCCATAGACCCAGCTCGGATTGTGCCCGTGACTTTAGATGTGACGAATTCTGAGCAGATAGCTGCGATCGCGCAGCAGGCTCAAGATGTCAATTTGCTGATTAATAATGCGGGGGTACTTGGGGGGGGTGACTTGTTCATTGAGAGCAGCGTTGAAACAGCTCAATGGGAGATGAATGTGACTTACTTCGGGACATTGGCAATGACACGGGCCTTTTCACCCATTTTGCAACGCAATGGAGGGGGCGCACTGGTCAATCTCTGCTCCCTCGCTTCCTATGTGAATGTTCCTTCTGTCGCCACCTATAGCGCCGCGAAAGCCGCGCTTCATTCTTTGACCCAAGCGACTCGGGCTCAGCTAGCGGCACAGGGCACATTTGTTGTCGGTCTTTACCCCGGCCCTATCGATACCAAAATGGCTGAAGATCTGCCTTTGGATAAAGCGCCCACTAGCCAAGTTGCTGATGCCTTATTGCAAGGCTTAGAGAACGGTATCGAAGATATTTACCCTGACGACACGGCTGCGCAAGTCCTCTCAGGTGTTACTGAGGGACTCAAAGCTATCGAAAAGCAGTTTGCGGGCATGTTGCCTTAA
- a CDS encoding thioredoxin family protein, whose protein sequence is MLLNTPACQVGQQAPAFTLSDPDGNAYSLDSLIGEKGLLMAFICNHCPYVQAVIDRFVADAKLLQADGVNVVAVMSNDYRYVSADSPANMKVFAQQHGFTFPYLVDEDQSVGRAYGAVCTPDFFGFNAEGTLQYRGRLDNARMGDPTNRKPELLEAMQLVAATGAGPKVQHPSMGCSIKWS, encoded by the coding sequence ATGTTACTCAACACACCCGCTTGTCAAGTCGGTCAGCAGGCTCCAGCCTTTACCCTCTCAGATCCAGATGGAAATGCCTATTCTCTCGACAGTTTGATAGGAGAAAAAGGCTTGTTAATGGCCTTTATTTGTAATCACTGTCCCTATGTGCAGGCAGTGATTGACCGATTTGTTGCTGATGCCAAATTACTCCAGGCGGATGGGGTGAACGTGGTCGCGGTGATGTCGAACGACTACCGCTATGTGTCTGCCGATAGCCCCGCCAATATGAAGGTTTTTGCCCAACAACACGGGTTTACGTTTCCTTACTTAGTCGATGAAGACCAGTCTGTGGGGAGAGCCTACGGTGCGGTTTGTACGCCTGATTTCTTTGGTTTTAATGCTGAAGGTACCCTGCAATATCGCGGTCGGTTAGACAATGCTCGCATGGGCGATCCGACTAACCGCAAGCCTGAGCTGCTCGAAGCGATGCAATTAGTTGCGGCGACTGGCGCTGGCCCAAAGGTGCAGCACCCTAGCATGGGCTGTTCGATTAAGTGGAGCTAA
- a CDS encoding glutathione S-transferase N-terminal domain-containing protein, with the protein MTLKWPAQYPDRIQLYSLGTPNGQKVAIALEEMALPYEAHRVDIMAGDQFIDEFVAINPNSKIPAIVDPNGPGGTSLSVFESGAILIYLAEKSGQYLPTDPAARSACLQWLFFQVGGVGPMFGQFGHFYKYAKEKIPYGIERYQTEVKRLLGVLETRLQGQDYLVQEGYTIADMATFPWVGALDWGYNAVELLQNFPNVVNWYERCKQRSAAARGLEVTQLT; encoded by the coding sequence ATGACTTTAAAGTGGCCAGCCCAATACCCCGATCGCATTCAACTGTATTCGCTGGGAACCCCTAACGGACAAAAAGTTGCGATTGCGCTGGAGGAAATGGCCCTGCCCTATGAGGCCCATCGGGTCGATATCATGGCAGGTGATCAGTTTATCGATGAATTTGTGGCGATTAACCCCAACTCGAAAATTCCCGCCATTGTTGATCCTAATGGGCCTGGGGGCACGTCGCTATCGGTGTTTGAGTCGGGGGCAATTTTGATTTATCTGGCAGAGAAGTCAGGACAATATTTGCCCACTGACCCGGCAGCTCGTAGTGCGTGTTTACAGTGGTTGTTTTTTCAAGTGGGAGGTGTGGGGCCAATGTTTGGCCAGTTTGGTCATTTTTATAAGTACGCTAAGGAAAAGATTCCCTATGGCATTGAGCGCTATCAAACTGAAGTTAAGCGTTTGTTGGGCGTTTTAGAAACACGGTTGCAGGGGCAAGACTATCTTGTTCAAGAAGGCTATACCATTGCTGACATGGCGACTTTCCCTTGGGTGGGTGCGCTCGATTGGGGGTACAACGCGGTTGAGCTACTCCAGAACTTTCCTAATGTTGTGAACTGGTATGAACGCTGTAAACAGCGGTCTGCCGCTGCTCGTGGATTGGAAGTGACGCAGTTGACTTAA
- the egtD gene encoding L-histidine N(alpha)-methyltransferase, with protein sequence MPVPPSQTSQSSFQKDPSRSLFPPLLSRDRLTLEYRTSVASLTTEEDGQDVITGLTQTPKSLPPKYFYDDHGSQLFEAITELPEYYLTRTERQILERSAGAIVDQVGPCDFVELGSGSSSKTRILLDVYRQRRCSLRYVPVDVSGGILEESARALLTEYPLLTVHGLVSTYESALANLPTAAFSHRMIAFIGSTLGNLSPSRCQVFFQAVSQALAVGDYFLLGVDLHKDTATLEAAYNDAQGITAAFNLNMLSHLNWRFQGNFDLAQFRHIAIYNVRDRQIEMYIESLRDQTVTLKALNLTLSFTQGERLLSEISRKFDPHRLSEELLTHGLRVRQTFTNEKQWFALLLCERQ encoded by the coding sequence ATGCCTGTGCCTCCCTCTCAGACTAGTCAGTCCTCCTTCCAAAAAGATCCCTCAAGATCGCTGTTTCCCCCCTTACTCTCCCGCGATCGCCTGACCCTCGAATACCGCACCTCAGTCGCATCTTTAACCACAGAAGAAGACGGTCAAGATGTGATTACGGGGTTGACGCAAACCCCCAAATCCCTGCCGCCCAAGTACTTCTATGACGATCATGGATCGCAGCTATTTGAGGCAATTACTGAATTACCGGAATATTATTTAACCCGCACGGAGCGTCAGATTTTAGAGCGGTCTGCCGGGGCAATTGTCGATCAGGTGGGGCCATGCGATTTTGTCGAACTGGGGAGCGGCAGTTCTAGCAAAACGCGCATTCTGCTGGATGTTTACCGCCAGCGTAGATGTTCTTTAAGGTATGTGCCCGTTGATGTCAGCGGTGGCATTTTAGAAGAGAGCGCCCGTGCCCTGTTGACTGAATATCCTTTACTCACAGTCCATGGCTTAGTGAGCACCTACGAGTCGGCACTGGCTAATTTACCGACTGCTGCATTTTCCCATCGGATGATTGCGTTTATCGGCAGCACCTTAGGTAATTTATCGCCGAGCCGCTGTCAGGTCTTTTTTCAAGCGGTGAGTCAGGCGCTGGCTGTCGGGGATTATTTTTTGCTAGGGGTGGATCTGCATAAAGATACGGCCACCCTGGAAGCTGCTTACAACGACGCGCAAGGGATTACAGCTGCGTTTAATCTCAATATGCTGAGCCATCTCAACTGGCGCTTTCAAGGGAACTTTGATTTGGCCCAATTCCGCCATATCGCGATTTACAACGTTCGCGATCGCCAAATTGAGATGTACATCGAGAGCTTACGCGACCAAACGGTGACTCTGAAGGCGCTGAATCTGACCTTGAGCTTTACCCAAGGAGAACGGCTGCTGAGTGAAATTTCCCGTAAATTCGACCCGCATCGGTTATCTGAGGAACTGTTAACCCATGGCCTACGGGTGAGGCAGACCTTTACCAATGAGAAGCAGTGGTTTGCCCTCCTGTTATGTGAACGCCAGTAG
- the egtB gene encoding ergothioneine biosynthesis protein EgtB: MAACRQSTLKLLDQLTEAEFCQQVHPDFSPVGWHLGHIAFTESLWLLEHLKEDPCPYPHYQTLFAADGLPKAERENLPVLPDILALLQDIRDRTFAYLETAPLYDQLRLWRWVVQHESQHAETATFLLALHRWTHAAPQTVTAAANVQAVQPSPELGSTANMVLIPGGEFEMGSDSLDALDNERPAHRVTVADYWCDRTPVTVAEYAAFIAAGGYHNSQWWHPAGWAWVQKHGITQPLYWRTDPDWGETPVCGVSWYEADAYSCFVGKRLPTEAEWERAACWQPNHTQKQPYPWGQELPTASRCNFGDQQGGPTPVGIYPAGRSATGCEDLLGNVWEWTHSWFEGHAEFVPYPYEGYSQVYFDRAHRVLRGGSWATRPWVLRSTFRNWYHPSVRQLFSGFRCVLSA; this comes from the coding sequence ATGGCCGCATGTCGCCAAAGTACCCTGAAGCTGCTGGATCAGCTAACCGAGGCAGAATTTTGCCAGCAGGTTCATCCGGATTTTAGCCCGGTGGGATGGCACTTAGGGCACATTGCCTTTACCGAATCGCTGTGGCTCTTGGAGCATTTGAAGGAGGATCCCTGTCCTTATCCCCACTATCAAACGTTATTTGCTGCCGATGGGTTACCCAAAGCCGAGCGCGAGAATTTGCCGGTCTTGCCTGATATCCTGGCGCTGCTGCAGGATATTCGCGATCGCACCTTTGCCTATTTAGAAACAGCACCTTTATACGATCAGCTGCGGCTCTGGCGCTGGGTTGTGCAGCATGAAAGTCAACATGCAGAAACGGCGACGTTTCTCTTAGCCCTGCATCGTTGGACCCATGCCGCACCCCAAACGGTAACGGCTGCAGCCAATGTACAGGCCGTTCAGCCTTCGCCTGAACTGGGCTCTACGGCAAACATGGTGTTGATCCCCGGGGGTGAGTTTGAGATGGGCAGCGATAGCCTGGATGCGCTAGATAATGAGCGCCCGGCCCATCGAGTCACCGTGGCTGATTATTGGTGCGATCGCACCCCGGTCACCGTCGCTGAATATGCTGCTTTTATTGCTGCTGGCGGCTATCACAACAGCCAATGGTGGCATCCAGCGGGCTGGGCGTGGGTACAGAAACACGGCATTACCCAGCCGCTTTATTGGCGAACCGATCCGGACTGGGGAGAGACACCCGTGTGTGGAGTGAGCTGGTATGAGGCGGATGCCTATAGCTGTTTTGTCGGCAAACGGCTGCCAACGGAAGCAGAATGGGAGCGAGCTGCCTGTTGGCAACCAAATCACACTCAAAAACAGCCCTATCCCTGGGGGCAAGAACTCCCGACTGCCAGCCGCTGCAATTTTGGGGATCAACAGGGGGGGCCCACCCCGGTTGGCATCTATCCAGCAGGGCGTAGCGCTACTGGCTGTGAGGATTTGTTAGGGAATGTTTGGGAGTGGACACATAGCTGGTTTGAGGGGCATGCCGAGTTTGTCCCCTATCCTTATGAGGGCTATTCTCAGGTGTATTTTGATCGGGCACATCGGGTGCTCCGGGGGGGCAGTTGGGCGACACGCCCTTGGGTGTTGCGGTCGACGTTTCGGAATTGGTACCACCCCTCAGTGCGGCAGTTGTTCTCAGGGTTTCGATGTGTGCTATCTGCATAG
- the egtC gene encoding ergothioneine biosynthesis protein EgtC: MCRLLGYLGPEIQLDSLILDVPHSLVVQAYAPKELAVAKLNADGFGLGWYHPIQTTAPFTYRNILPIWNDANLSSLCRYITTRCALAYVRSATPGQGVDISNCQPFQVGDWLFTHNGYVKQFHTTLYRPMGQLMSDRAYTTLRGSTDSEHIWGLLLSALSAEQPPTLETALAATLETLMALAYEYDTPVAANVLVSDGQKLVGSRLASHNPAPSLYWLRDDPHFPEAVLVASEPLFEGNWETCPDFSLFTVGTHCDVQFRSLSHLRQSHPG, encoded by the coding sequence ATGTGTCGTCTGTTAGGGTACTTGGGGCCTGAGATTCAGCTCGATTCGCTGATCTTAGATGTTCCCCATTCTTTAGTGGTGCAAGCCTATGCGCCCAAGGAGTTAGCGGTTGCCAAACTCAACGCAGATGGGTTTGGGTTGGGCTGGTATCACCCCATTCAAACAACTGCTCCTTTTACATATCGCAATATCTTGCCGATTTGGAATGATGCCAACCTCTCGTCTTTGTGTCGCTACATTACGACGAGGTGTGCATTAGCTTACGTGCGCAGCGCAACGCCGGGGCAGGGGGTTGATATCAGCAATTGTCAGCCCTTTCAGGTCGGCGATTGGCTATTTACTCACAATGGCTATGTGAAGCAGTTTCACACCACGCTCTACCGTCCGATGGGGCAACTCATGAGCGATCGCGCCTACACCACCCTGCGAGGCAGCACCGACTCTGAACACATATGGGGATTACTGCTCAGTGCGTTATCCGCTGAACAGCCACCCACCCTGGAGACAGCGCTAGCAGCTACTCTCGAAACGCTGATGGCACTGGCCTATGAGTACGATACGCCCGTGGCTGCAAATGTGCTGGTCAGTGATGGACAAAAGCTCGTGGGGTCTCGCTTAGCCTCCCATAATCCTGCACCTTCTCTATACTGGCTGCGGGACGATCCCCACTTTCCTGAGGCCGTTTTAGTGGCTTCTGAACCCTTATTTGAGGGTAACTGGGAGACCTGTCCTGACTTCTCGTTGTTTACTGTGGGCACCCATTGTGACGTTCAGTTTCGTTCCCTCAGCCACCTCCGCCAATCTCACCCTGGCTGA